One Actinomyces respiraculi DNA window includes the following coding sequences:
- the iolE gene encoding myo-inosose-2 dehydratase, with the protein MAFRLDPTTAITDPHGISWGMHPIAWRNDDIKEVGAFNTLEDMLLDLADLGYHGTEVAGWFPSKEVTKERIDARGIAIVAQWFSSFIVRDGVEAVIPEFTATCEYLRYLGASRVVVSEQTGSVQGVRDVNIFTNKPVLTEEQWPVLAEGLDRLGEIALEHGLDLVYHHHLGTVVQTKEETIRLMELTDPAKVSLLFDTGHAFVGDGDVMGLLEATIDRVKHVHFKDVRPDKLAESKELGRSFLDSFMAGMFTVPGDGMIDFTEPYRFLVEHGYNTWILVEAEQDPAIANPHEYGAKARAYIESTLFTI; encoded by the coding sequence ATGGCCTTCCGGCTCGACCCCACCACCGCTATCACCGACCCCCACGGCATCAGCTGGGGCATGCACCCCATCGCCTGGCGCAATGACGACATCAAGGAGGTCGGCGCCTTCAACACCTTGGAGGACATGCTGCTCGACCTGGCCGACCTCGGCTATCACGGCACGGAGGTGGCCGGCTGGTTCCCCTCCAAGGAGGTCACCAAGGAGCGCATTGACGCCCGCGGCATCGCCATCGTCGCCCAGTGGTTCTCCTCCTTCATCGTGCGCGACGGCGTCGAGGCCGTCATCCCCGAGTTCACCGCCACCTGCGAGTACCTGCGCTACCTGGGCGCGAGCCGCGTCGTCGTCTCGGAGCAGACCGGCTCGGTGCAGGGGGTGCGCGACGTCAACATCTTCACGAACAAGCCGGTGCTCACCGAGGAGCAGTGGCCGGTGCTGGCCGAGGGCCTGGACCGCCTGGGGGAGATCGCCCTGGAGCACGGCCTCGACCTCGTCTACCACCACCATCTGGGCACGGTCGTCCAGACCAAGGAGGAGACGATTCGGCTCATGGAGCTGACCGATCCGGCCAAGGTCTCCCTCCTGTTCGATACGGGCCACGCCTTCGTTGGCGACGGCGACGTCATGGGCCTGCTCGAGGCGACCATCGACCGCGTCAAGCACGTCCATTTCAAGGACGTGCGTCCGGACAAGCTGGCCGAGTCCAAGGAGCTGGGGCGCTCCTTCCTCGACTCCTTCATGGCGGGCATGTTCACCGTCCCGGGCGACGGCATGATCGACTTCACCGAGCCCTACCGCTTCCTCGTTGAGCACGGCTACAACACGTGGATCCTCGTGGAGGCCGAGCAGGACCCGGCCATCGCCAACCCGCACGAGTACGGCGCCAAGGCCCGCGCCTACATCGAGTCGACCCTGTTCACCATCTGA
- a CDS encoding zinc-binding dehydrogenase — MTSNDAFTIPQTMRAAVLRDHSTGLRVETIRTPRPKAGEVLIKVAACGLCHSDLHVIGGAIAFPLPAVLGHEVTGTIVELGPGNEHTGLKVGDRVAGGFLMPCGQCEACAAGRDELCGPFFDLNRLKGVLYDGTTRLAGLDGEPIYMYSMGGLAEYAVVPATAVAVTSESIDLVPAAILGCAAMTGYGAVRRGADLRFGESVAVVATGGVGTNIVQIAAAFGASQVIAIDVSDDKLAPMPGYGATAVVNSVTQDAREEVLRLTGGKGVDVAFEALGIPATWRTALDVLADGGRMVPIGLGAGVQTAEVEINRTVRRSQSILGSYGARTRQDLPAVVDLAAKGVINYTDVVSRRFPLEEAGVGYTALKNREIQGRAVVDMSL; from the coding sequence ATGACGAGCAATGACGCCTTCACCATCCCCCAGACCATGCGAGCAGCCGTGCTGCGCGACCACAGCACGGGCCTGCGCGTCGAGACCATCCGCACCCCGCGCCCCAAGGCCGGCGAGGTCCTCATCAAGGTGGCCGCCTGCGGTCTGTGCCACTCCGACCTTCACGTCATCGGCGGCGCCATCGCCTTCCCGCTGCCCGCCGTCCTCGGGCACGAGGTCACCGGCACCATCGTCGAGCTCGGCCCTGGCAACGAGCACACCGGCCTCAAGGTCGGCGACCGTGTCGCCGGCGGCTTCCTCATGCCCTGCGGCCAGTGCGAGGCCTGCGCCGCCGGCCGCGACGAGCTGTGCGGCCCCTTCTTCGACCTCAACCGCCTTAAGGGTGTCCTCTACGACGGCACCACGCGCCTGGCAGGCCTCGACGGCGAGCCCATCTACATGTACTCCATGGGCGGACTGGCCGAGTACGCCGTCGTGCCCGCCACCGCCGTGGCTGTGACCTCCGAGTCCATCGACCTCGTGCCCGCCGCCATCCTGGGCTGCGCCGCGATGACCGGCTACGGCGCCGTACGCCGCGGCGCCGACCTGCGCTTCGGCGAGAGCGTCGCCGTCGTCGCCACCGGGGGAGTGGGTACCAACATCGTCCAGATTGCCGCCGCCTTCGGCGCCTCCCAGGTCATCGCCATCGACGTCTCGGACGACAAGCTCGCCCCCATGCCCGGTTACGGCGCCACCGCCGTCGTCAACTCCGTCACCCAGGACGCCCGCGAGGAGGTCCTGCGCCTGACCGGTGGCAAGGGCGTCGACGTCGCCTTCGAGGCCCTGGGCATCCCCGCCACGTGGAGGACCGCACTCGACGTCCTGGCCGACGGCGGCCGCATGGTCCCGATCGGCCTGGGTGCCGGCGTCCAGACCGCCGAGGTGGAGATCAACCGCACCGTGCGCCGCTCGCAGTCGATCCTCGGCTCCTACGGCGCGCGCACCCGACAGGACCTGCCCGCTGTCGTCGACCTCGCGGCCAAGGGCGTTATCAACTACACCGACGTCGTCTCGCGCCGCTTCCCGCTCGAGGAGGCCGGCGTCGGCTACACGGCGCTGAAGAACCGCGAGATCCAGGGGCGCGCCGTCGTTGACATGAGTCTGTGA
- a CDS encoding MFS transporter has product MSSSAEPAAHLSRGELDRLVDATPPSGKKRSLGLIALVATLGSLLFGYDTGVISGALPYMYLPTDAHGLALTTAEEGWVGALLALGAALGASVGGKLSDMYGRRHNISLLALVFFVGAIGCTLSPNIWVLYIFRVILGFAVGGASVTVPVFLGETAPKRIRGTLVAVDQMMIVFGQFVAFSMNAALTRMHGGPHVESGGEVIAWTNSVANQVASGALMVDGGNGLTWRYMLVIASLPAIALWIGIRLMPESSRWYIANHRIPEAIGALKRIRDEGKDGSVAEEIDEMLENQRQEASQEKWRLSQIWGTRWTRRLLIIGIILGIADQLTGINTAMYYTPKILSAAGLPLDDAITLNVISGGVSFIGSATGLWLVHRFARRHVGIYQETSIAISLGLLAAVFYFLIEPFQDADGDIVGAASWAPYVVLLIVSVFVFAKQSGTVTWVLVAEIFPSKIRGTSMGLAVGALWVANAFVAWVFPIIMKSLGGSLTYLIFALINVGSLIFYIKFVPETKYHSLEELERRFEKEYS; this is encoded by the coding sequence ATGTCCTCATCCGCCGAACCGGCTGCCCACCTCAGCCGCGGCGAGCTTGACAGGCTCGTCGACGCCACCCCTCCCTCCGGCAAGAAACGCTCGCTTGGGCTCATCGCCCTCGTGGCCACCCTGGGCTCCCTGCTCTTCGGCTACGACACCGGCGTCATCTCCGGCGCACTGCCCTACATGTACCTGCCCACCGACGCCCACGGCCTGGCCCTGACGACGGCCGAGGAGGGGTGGGTCGGCGCGCTGCTGGCCCTGGGGGCCGCGCTGGGCGCCTCCGTGGGCGGCAAGCTCTCCGACATGTACGGCCGCCGCCACAACATCAGCCTGCTGGCCCTCGTGTTCTTCGTCGGAGCCATCGGCTGCACACTCTCACCCAACATCTGGGTGCTGTACATCTTCCGCGTCATCCTCGGCTTCGCCGTCGGCGGCGCCTCCGTCACCGTCCCCGTGTTCCTGGGCGAGACCGCGCCCAAACGCATCCGCGGCACGCTCGTGGCCGTGGACCAGATGATGATCGTCTTCGGCCAGTTCGTCGCCTTCTCCATGAACGCGGCCCTGACCCGCATGCACGGCGGTCCGCACGTGGAGTCGGGCGGCGAGGTCATCGCGTGGACCAATAGCGTCGCCAACCAGGTGGCCAGTGGCGCCCTCATGGTCGACGGCGGCAATGGCCTGACCTGGCGCTACATGCTCGTCATCGCCTCGCTGCCCGCCATCGCCCTGTGGATCGGCATCCGCCTCATGCCCGAGTCCTCGCGCTGGTACATCGCCAACCACCGCATCCCTGAGGCCATCGGGGCCCTCAAGCGCATTCGCGATGAGGGCAAGGACGGCTCCGTCGCCGAGGAGATCGACGAGATGCTGGAGAACCAGCGTCAGGAGGCCAGCCAGGAGAAGTGGCGCCTGTCCCAGATTTGGGGCACGCGGTGGACCCGGCGTCTGCTCATCATTGGCATCATCCTGGGTATCGCCGACCAGCTCACCGGCATCAACACGGCGATGTACTACACGCCCAAGATCCTCTCCGCCGCCGGCCTGCCTCTGGACGACGCCATCACCCTCAACGTCATCTCGGGCGGGGTGTCCTTCATCGGATCGGCCACGGGCCTGTGGCTCGTCCACCGCTTCGCCCGTCGGCACGTGGGCATCTACCAGGAGACCTCCATCGCCATCTCCCTGGGTCTGCTCGCTGCGGTGTTCTACTTCCTCATCGAGCCCTTCCAGGACGCCGACGGCGACATCGTTGGTGCTGCCAGCTGGGCGCCTTACGTCGTGCTGCTCATCGTGAGCGTCTTCGTCTTCGCCAAGCAGTCCGGCACGGTGACCTGGGTGCTCGTCGCCGAGATCTTCCCCAGCAAGATTCGCGGCACCAGTATGGGCCTGGCGGTGGGGGCACTGTGGGTCGCCAATGCCTTCGTGGCCTGGGTCTTCCCCATCATCATGAAGAGCCTGGGAGGGTCCCTGACCTACCTCATCTTCGCCCTCATCAACGTCGGGTCACTGATCTTCTACATCAAGTTCGTCCCCGAGACGAAGTACCACTCCCTCGAGGAGCTCGAGCGGCGCTTCGAGAAGGAGTACAGCTGA
- a CDS encoding sugar phosphate isomerase/epimerase family protein, whose amino-acid sequence MVDIALDPNMYYLTMSTADTLRKAAELGFRHVELSPNNEFHLWHHYPKADTTFIEELTKAQKDTGVTVRTLNPVFNWSSPDEAERQAQVRNWRRLLELADALDVRDIVSEFSGDRNRASRSEQQWYKSMEELTPVFERYGIRLNMEAHPYDFVELHDRALELVRSIDKDWIGYEYCCPHTFHLSDGVGDAGRMIRTAADAGKLREVHVSDGFNHRINDGNRYIVNPPGADVTVHQHNAIGLGEVPWDDVFQTLRDVAFDGVVSVCIFGWHEKADEYNKAALARLTEELGA is encoded by the coding sequence ATGGTTGATATCGCCCTCGACCCGAACATGTACTACCTCACCATGTCCACAGCGGACACGCTCCGCAAGGCCGCCGAACTGGGTTTCCGCCACGTGGAGCTCTCGCCCAACAACGAGTTCCACCTCTGGCACCACTATCCGAAGGCGGACACGACCTTCATCGAGGAGCTCACGAAGGCCCAGAAGGATACGGGCGTCACGGTGCGCACCCTCAATCCCGTCTTCAACTGGTCCTCGCCCGACGAGGCCGAGCGCCAGGCCCAGGTGCGCAACTGGAGGCGCCTGCTCGAGCTTGCCGACGCCCTCGACGTGCGTGACATCGTCTCCGAGTTCTCCGGGGACCGCAACCGGGCCTCCCGCTCGGAGCAGCAGTGGTACAAGTCCATGGAGGAGCTCACCCCCGTCTTCGAGAGGTACGGCATCCGCCTCAACATGGAAGCCCACCCCTACGACTTCGTTGAGCTGCACGATCGCGCCCTCGAGCTCGTGCGCTCCATCGACAAGGACTGGATCGGCTACGAGTACTGCTGCCCGCACACCTTCCACCTGTCCGACGGCGTCGGCGACGCCGGGCGCATGATCCGCACCGCCGCCGACGCGGGCAAGCTGCGCGAGGTTCACGTCTCCGACGGCTTCAACCACCGCATCAACGACGGCAACCGCTACATCGTCAACCCCCCGGGCGCCGACGTCACCGTGCACCAGCACAACGCCATCGGCCTGGGCGAGGTCCCGTGGGATGACGTCTTCCAGACCCTGCGCGACGTCGCCTTCGACGGCGTCGTGTCCGTGTGCATCTTCGGCTGGCACGAGAAGGCCGACGAGTACAACAAGGCCGCGCTCGCCCGGCTCACCGAGGAGCTCGGCGCCTGA
- a CDS encoding Gfo/Idh/MocA family protein yields MTIRIGLIGAGGMGRAHLARIANDLSGAVITAVADINHDAAVSAAEPYGAKAYDSSEALINAPEVDAVVIATFGKAHAPDVIRCIEAGKYVLCEKPLATTAEDCLRIMEAERKAGKRLVTVGFMRRFDAGYQEMKAVLDSGEHGYATLVHCRHRNPSVPEGYTTRNMIDDTAIHEIDICRYLLGEEIASVRIDTPRATSRRFEHLQDPLVLVATTASGVLIDDEVNVNIQFGYSIECELVMEAGTVRLGDQEKVHVRDVHGNRNAMCQSHIDRFQTAFNTEFQSWINAVARDEHTGSTSWDGYAATCVVDAALESLGNGGREVSVSMIDKPTFYA; encoded by the coding sequence ATGACCATTCGTATCGGACTCATCGGCGCCGGCGGCATGGGCCGCGCCCACCTCGCCCGCATCGCCAATGACCTCTCCGGCGCCGTCATCACGGCGGTGGCCGACATCAACCACGACGCCGCCGTCTCGGCCGCCGAGCCCTACGGTGCCAAGGCATACGACAGCTCCGAGGCACTCATCAACGCCCCCGAGGTCGACGCCGTCGTCATCGCCACCTTCGGCAAGGCCCACGCCCCCGACGTCATCAGGTGCATCGAGGCCGGAAAGTACGTCCTGTGCGAGAAGCCCCTGGCCACCACGGCCGAGGACTGCCTGCGGATCATGGAGGCTGAGCGCAAGGCGGGCAAGAGGCTCGTGACAGTCGGCTTCATGCGCCGTTTCGACGCCGGCTATCAGGAGATGAAGGCGGTCCTCGACTCCGGCGAGCACGGCTACGCCACCCTGGTGCACTGCCGCCACCGCAACCCCTCAGTCCCCGAGGGCTACACCACGCGCAACATGATCGACGACACCGCGATCCACGAGATCGACATCTGTCGGTACCTGCTGGGCGAGGAGATCGCATCGGTGCGCATCGACACCCCGCGCGCGACCTCGCGCCGCTTCGAGCACCTCCAGGACCCGCTGGTCCTCGTGGCCACGACCGCCTCCGGCGTCCTCATCGACGACGAGGTCAACGTCAACATCCAGTTCGGCTACTCCATCGAGTGCGAGCTGGTCATGGAGGCCGGCACCGTGCGCCTGGGCGACCAGGAGAAGGTCCACGTCCGCGACGTCCACGGCAACCGCAACGCCATGTGCCAGTCCCACATCGACCGCTTCCAGACCGCCTTCAACACTGAGTTCCAGTCCTGGATCAACGCCGTGGCCAGGGACGAGCACACCGGCTCGACCTCCTGGGACGGCTACGCCGCCACCTGTGTCGTCGACGCCGCCCTGGAGTCACTGGGCAACGGTGGCCGCGAGGTGAGCGTGTCCATGATCGACAAGCCGACCTTCTACGCCTGA
- a CDS encoding sugar phosphate isomerase/epimerase family protein translates to MSKAVNTLDPTYSKLTIGVCPDQWGVWFPEDPKQMDPRQAWEEMAEAGFEVIETGPYGYFPTDPKELQKWCDDYGMRVVAGTGWGILHKAEAWEQTLATFRAIAETHAAVGAEYIVHLPPLYRDDKTWEWTDDRVLSDDAWKLYVEHANTLGQMLLDEYGLKMVLHPHGDSHIETPEEIARIFDATDPTYVNLCLDSGHVVYGGGDPVELCKTYPERITYVHIKAFDEDITREAHEKDWPFGEAVTKGASVCPPAGLPEMHEFVNALAALDKPIYCICEQDCYPCDPSFPKQNAINMRTYLAECGLGLA, encoded by the coding sequence ATGTCCAAGGCTGTCAACACCCTCGACCCCACCTACTCAAAACTCACCATCGGCGTGTGCCCCGACCAGTGGGGCGTCTGGTTCCCCGAGGACCCCAAGCAGATGGACCCGCGCCAGGCGTGGGAGGAGATGGCCGAGGCCGGCTTCGAGGTCATCGAGACCGGCCCCTACGGCTACTTCCCCACTGACCCCAAGGAGCTGCAGAAGTGGTGCGACGACTACGGCATGCGCGTGGTCGCCGGCACCGGCTGGGGCATCCTGCACAAGGCCGAGGCCTGGGAGCAGACCCTCGCCACCTTCCGCGCCATCGCCGAGACCCACGCCGCCGTCGGGGCGGAGTACATCGTCCACCTGCCCCCGCTCTACCGCGATGACAAGACCTGGGAGTGGACCGACGACCGCGTCCTGAGCGACGACGCCTGGAAGCTCTACGTCGAGCACGCCAACACCCTGGGCCAGATGCTCCTCGACGAGTACGGCCTCAAGATGGTCCTGCACCCCCACGGCGACTCCCACATCGAGACCCCCGAGGAGATCGCCCGGATCTTCGACGCCACCGACCCCACCTACGTCAACCTCTGCCTCGACTCCGGCCACGTCGTCTACGGCGGCGGCGACCCCGTTGAGCTGTGCAAGACGTACCCCGAGCGCATCACCTACGTCCACATCAAGGCCTTCGACGAGGACATCACCCGCGAGGCCCACGAGAAGGACTGGCCCTTCGGTGAGGCCGTGACCAAGGGCGCCTCCGTCTGCCCGCCCGCAGGCCTGCCCGAGATGCACGAGTTCGTCAACGCCCTGGCCGCCCTCGACAAGCCGATCTACTGCATCTGCGAGCAGGACTGCTACCCCTGCGACCCGTCCTTCCCCAAGCAGAACGCCATCAACATGCGCACCTACCTCGCCGAGTGCGGCCTCGGCCTCGCCTGA